From Rhodococcus sp. B7740, one genomic window encodes:
- a CDS encoding SDR family NAD(P)-dependent oxidoreductase, with protein sequence MTGVQSRLQDKVVLVTGATGGIGTAIVERLTSEGAVLVVTDVDGAACGALVADQADSERHLPIALDITREDQWHSAVEAVAAQYGRLDAVVNNGAIGSLGTVVDEDLDRYNRVVEVSQTGTWLGMKHAGAYVEQSGGGSIVNICSILGSVGGLGNSFAYAAAKGAVRTMTKNAALHWATKGVRVNSIHPGFIGTTQLLERYEGSERHSAMIAHTPMGRLGTGAEVAAAVAFLAGDDSTFVTGTELYVDGGWTCD encoded by the coding sequence GTGACGGGCGTCCAGTCCCGGCTCCAGGACAAGGTCGTTCTGGTCACCGGAGCAACCGGCGGGATCGGCACCGCGATCGTCGAGCGGCTGACCTCGGAAGGCGCAGTGCTCGTGGTGACCGACGTCGACGGGGCCGCGTGCGGCGCACTCGTGGCGGACCAGGCCGACAGCGAACGCCATCTCCCGATCGCCCTCGACATCACCCGGGAAGATCAGTGGCACAGCGCTGTCGAGGCCGTGGCCGCGCAGTACGGCCGGCTCGACGCCGTGGTGAACAACGGTGCCATCGGTAGCCTCGGAACCGTCGTCGACGAGGATCTCGACCGCTACAACCGAGTTGTCGAAGTCAGTCAGACCGGGACGTGGCTCGGGATGAAACATGCGGGCGCGTACGTCGAGCAATCCGGCGGAGGGTCCATCGTCAACATCTGTTCCATCCTCGGCAGCGTCGGCGGCCTCGGTAACAGCTTCGCCTACGCTGCGGCCAAAGGCGCTGTGCGCACGATGACCAAGAACGCAGCGCTGCACTGGGCCACCAAAGGTGTCCGCGTCAACTCCATCCACCCCGGCTTCATCGGCACCACGCAGCTGCTCGAACGCTACGAGGGATCCGAACGGCACAGCGCCATGATCGCGCACACTCCGATGGGTCGACTGGGAACAGGGGCCGAAGTGGCTGCCGCCGTTGCCTTTCTGGCCGGGGACGACTCCACGTTCGTCACCGGGACCGAGCTGTACGTCGACGGCGGCTGGACCTGCGACTGA
- a CDS encoding MBL fold metallo-hydrolase: MTSSWADPGCFAVADGVHRVPLQMPQDGLHAINVYVLETDTGLVLIDGGWHRASTHDELVDALSRIGRRPSEIHDVYVTHVHRDHYTFAVELRRRYGTRVHLGAAEAPGIEAIGRLRSNVPVSSIRELERAGAFEIARIAAESGKAEPFDAADWELPDAWLQPGPLDVPGHAVVAAHTPGHTKGHMVFHDTDRNLCYTGDHVLPTITPSIGFELGEWDLPLAKYLTSLTVMLDEPDRTMLPSHGHPGAGVHERCRQLLEHHDRRLAATESVVESMARATGLDVAAGLTWTRHDRSFATLDSFNQMVATCETLAHLDVLVQRGRLSARTSNGVDFFTTR, from the coding sequence ATGACGTCGTCGTGGGCCGACCCGGGCTGTTTCGCAGTGGCAGACGGCGTTCATCGCGTCCCTCTGCAGATGCCTCAGGACGGTCTGCATGCGATCAATGTTTATGTGCTCGAGACCGATACGGGGCTGGTGCTGATCGATGGCGGTTGGCACCGGGCATCGACGCACGACGAACTCGTCGACGCGTTGTCTCGCATCGGGCGTCGGCCGTCGGAGATTCACGACGTGTACGTCACTCACGTCCATCGTGATCACTACACGTTCGCCGTCGAGCTGCGTCGTCGATACGGGACCCGGGTACATCTCGGTGCCGCAGAGGCTCCGGGCATCGAAGCGATCGGTCGATTGCGCAGCAACGTTCCGGTCAGCTCGATTCGTGAACTCGAGCGCGCGGGCGCGTTCGAGATCGCTCGCATCGCAGCGGAGAGCGGGAAGGCCGAACCCTTCGACGCCGCAGACTGGGAGCTACCGGACGCGTGGTTGCAACCCGGTCCCCTCGACGTTCCCGGCCATGCGGTAGTCGCTGCACACACTCCCGGACACACGAAGGGCCACATGGTGTTTCACGACACCGACCGGAACCTGTGCTACACCGGAGACCACGTTCTGCCCACGATCACGCCGTCGATCGGGTTCGAGCTCGGCGAGTGGGACCTCCCGCTGGCCAAGTATCTAACGTCTCTGACCGTGATGCTCGACGAACCGGACCGGACGATGTTGCCGTCGCACGGCCATCCGGGTGCCGGCGTGCACGAGCGCTGCCGGCAGCTGCTCGAACACCACGATCGCCGTCTCGCCGCTACAGAGAGCGTCGTCGAATCTATGGCTCGCGCAACCGGGTTGGACGTGGCGGCCGGCCTGACGTGGACTCGGCACGATCGATCGTTCGCCACTCTGGACAGCTTCAACCAGATGGTGGCAACCTGCGAGACGCTTGCGCACCTGGACGTTCTGGTCCAGCGCGGCAGACTGTCGGCGCGGACCTCCAACGGGGTGGACTTCTTCACCACCCGCTGA
- a CDS encoding EthD family reductase has product MYNLVLVAARPDEWTHEQFITWWRGEHADVTYPLPGLLRWQHTELLEAFGSKSQGWDGLSVLSFESRDALETALASDEWKAAVDHVGTMGGRRMMWYGDEKTMVPLASDA; this is encoded by the coding sequence ATGTACAACCTGGTACTGGTCGCCGCCCGCCCGGACGAGTGGACTCACGAGCAGTTCATCACGTGGTGGCGGGGCGAGCACGCCGATGTCACTTACCCCCTGCCCGGCTTGCTCCGCTGGCAGCACACCGAACTGCTCGAAGCATTCGGAAGCAAATCGCAAGGGTGGGACGGGTTGTCGGTACTCAGCTTCGAGTCGCGCGACGCACTCGAAACCGCTCTGGCAAGTGACGAGTGGAAAGCGGCCGTCGACCACGTCGGGACCATGGGTGGTCGACGGATGATGTGGTACGGCGACGAGAAGACGATGGTGCCCCTCGCGAGCGACGCGTGA
- a CDS encoding TetR family transcriptional regulator: MTVGTDVRRESPRSKRTRILSAAIDHFGKVGYEHTKWASIADEVGIGQTALYHYFESKAHCLLTIMRIELADSAARFVAATDGVTHAEDALRAAIAASLAASPQDALARRILHNHMDLLATERQSAKEEAERIECRALVQRIEQNWTALIGRGIEAGQFAQSNPTMSARLVLALVVSVWRWYRPDGRLTIDDITVLVTDAAIRVVRR, from the coding sequence ATGACCGTAGGAACCGACGTCCGGCGCGAGAGCCCGCGGTCCAAGCGAACGCGCATTCTGTCCGCGGCGATCGACCACTTCGGCAAGGTGGGCTACGAGCACACCAAATGGGCGTCGATCGCCGACGAGGTCGGTATCGGTCAGACCGCGTTGTACCACTACTTCGAGTCCAAAGCGCACTGCTTGTTAACCATCATGCGCATCGAACTCGCGGACTCCGCTGCACGGTTCGTGGCGGCCACCGATGGCGTGACGCATGCCGAGGACGCCCTTCGCGCCGCGATTGCCGCGTCCTTGGCCGCCTCGCCTCAGGACGCATTGGCTCGTCGCATTCTGCACAACCACATGGACCTCCTGGCGACCGAACGGCAGTCCGCCAAGGAGGAGGCCGAACGAATCGAGTGCCGTGCGCTCGTTCAACGGATCGAACAGAACTGGACCGCTCTGATCGGGCGGGGAATCGAGGCGGGACAGTTCGCGCAGTCGAATCCGACGATGTCAGCGCGTTTGGTCCTCGCTCTGGTGGTCAGCGTATGGCGGTGGTACCGGCCCGACGGTCGACTGACCATCGATGACATCACCGTCCTGGTCACGGACGCGGCCATCCGGGTCGTGCGGAGGTAA
- a CDS encoding class I adenylate-forming enzyme family protein, giving the protein MKRLAREMVIRAEKTPDAVAVVDEDGSHTIQTVVEAATSLAEVFGGIDPSPPTVAIQADNTWGTVAAALGVGLAGGVVAVVSPHATESEFALALEDIRPDVVVGTSEVLRHWGVSDEKFPVDKPAFGSYRVRAESGAFASVARWNGGDAIAMTSGSTGRPKCVVQSEDAIEYACRSTIDAVGLRSGEAVGAFVPLSSVAAFCFGMYLPALLGGPMVAIGKWSQEAALRAAKQHRIAWTMLVPTMALQLSVAPNSEGGLEAMRAMTIGGGPMNERALAKAEQWLDTTFLRVFGMSECLGHTTPALDDPVSIRLGRDGRPFPGTTVRAVDSDGNPLPADDIGAAQVKGPSLFVGYARAGMPVPPELTPDGFLPTGDLVEVASDGSIRVMGRQKQIIIRGGRNIDINEVESAIASLQSVVQVCVVPVPDDLLGERAAALVVTGGEDLGLEDITAQLANDDFPKSKWPEYVFTVDDLPQNRVGKLSRPDATALARQLAATTDSNSHRKM; this is encoded by the coding sequence GTGAAACGGCTTGCTCGCGAGATGGTCATCCGCGCCGAAAAGACCCCCGATGCCGTCGCTGTCGTCGACGAGGACGGCAGTCACACGATCCAGACCGTGGTCGAGGCGGCGACATCCCTTGCCGAGGTGTTCGGCGGTATCGACCCCAGCCCGCCGACCGTGGCGATTCAGGCCGACAACACCTGGGGAACCGTGGCGGCTGCCCTCGGTGTCGGTCTCGCAGGCGGTGTGGTCGCGGTGGTCAGCCCGCACGCGACGGAGTCGGAGTTCGCGCTGGCACTAGAGGACATTCGACCGGACGTCGTCGTGGGAACGTCCGAGGTCCTTCGTCATTGGGGTGTGTCCGACGAGAAATTTCCCGTGGACAAGCCCGCCTTCGGCTCGTACCGGGTGCGGGCGGAGAGTGGTGCGTTCGCCTCTGTCGCGCGATGGAACGGAGGCGATGCGATTGCGATGACCTCGGGTTCGACCGGCCGGCCCAAGTGCGTGGTGCAGTCCGAGGACGCCATCGAGTACGCGTGCCGATCCACCATCGATGCGGTCGGCCTGCGCTCGGGTGAGGCGGTCGGTGCCTTCGTGCCGTTGTCGTCGGTCGCCGCATTCTGCTTCGGAATGTATCTGCCTGCGCTACTGGGAGGTCCGATGGTCGCCATCGGCAAGTGGTCCCAGGAGGCGGCTCTGCGGGCAGCGAAGCAACACCGGATTGCCTGGACGATGCTGGTTCCGACCATGGCGCTACAGCTATCGGTTGCTCCGAACTCCGAAGGCGGGCTGGAAGCGATGCGCGCGATGACGATCGGCGGCGGACCGATGAACGAGCGCGCACTCGCCAAGGCCGAACAGTGGTTGGACACCACATTCCTCCGCGTGTTCGGAATGTCCGAATGCTTGGGCCACACGACACCTGCTCTCGACGACCCGGTATCGATCCGACTGGGACGCGACGGTCGGCCGTTTCCCGGCACCACTGTGCGGGCCGTGGACTCGGACGGCAATCCGCTTCCGGCGGACGATATCGGTGCCGCTCAGGTCAAGGGCCCGTCTCTGTTCGTCGGGTACGCCCGAGCCGGGATGCCGGTCCCGCCCGAGTTGACACCCGACGGTTTTCTTCCCACCGGTGACCTGGTGGAAGTCGCGTCGGACGGCTCGATTCGCGTCATGGGTCGGCAGAAACAGATCATCATCCGCGGCGGACGCAACATCGACATCAACGAGGTCGAATCGGCCATCGCCTCGCTGCAGTCCGTGGTGCAGGTGTGTGTCGTACCGGTACCCGACGACCTGCTGGGGGAGCGCGCGGCAGCTCTCGTGGTCACCGGTGGTGAGGACCTCGGGCTCGAGGACATCACGGCGCAGTTGGCGAACGACGACTTTCCCAAGTCCAAGTGGCCGGAATACGTCTTCACCGTCGACGACCTACCGCAGAATCGTGTCGGGAAACTGTCCCGACCCGATGCGACAGCACTGGCTCGGCAGCTCGCTGCTACAACTGACTCGAATTCACATCGAAAAATGTAA
- a CDS encoding alcohol dehydrogenase catalytic domain-containing protein, with protein MLALQIREWGSAPEFQEVPDPVPTGHELLIQVDAAGLCGSDLHVMNSSAETFDYDLPLTLGHEVAGTVVSAGPSADPSWIGRAVVVHGIWSCGTCPNCLRGRENYCRSLARCPDGRLAPIGNGLGYSGGIAELMLVPSERVLVPIGDLDPLGAAPLADAALTAYHAIRTNSAVIDDRSIVVVIGIGGLGHLALQILRTMGVPHIIAIDAKAEAAALAESSGAHEFHDSVSAATHRLTALDGADLVLDFVGAPTTIAPAAALLRAGGSLVVVGSAGGRLTAGKDVGLAAGWTVDAPFWGTRGDLEAVVALAQDGLLRAETTTFPFTEAISAYGRLRDGSVTGRAVLDMSASRTRKESHQ; from the coding sequence ATGTTGGCCTTGCAGATTCGCGAGTGGGGGAGCGCACCGGAGTTCCAGGAGGTGCCGGACCCGGTGCCGACCGGGCACGAATTGCTGATCCAGGTGGACGCAGCCGGACTGTGCGGGTCCGATCTGCACGTGATGAACTCGAGCGCAGAAACTTTCGACTACGACCTGCCGCTGACGCTGGGGCACGAAGTGGCCGGAACGGTCGTCTCGGCGGGACCGTCGGCAGACCCTTCCTGGATCGGTCGCGCCGTGGTCGTCCACGGAATCTGGAGCTGCGGAACGTGCCCGAACTGTCTGCGGGGCAGAGAGAACTACTGTCGCAGCCTCGCTCGGTGTCCCGACGGTCGGCTGGCCCCCATCGGAAACGGTCTGGGGTATTCGGGCGGCATCGCAGAGCTGATGCTGGTGCCGTCCGAGCGCGTACTGGTTCCGATCGGGGATCTCGATCCTCTCGGTGCCGCGCCGCTGGCGGATGCGGCACTGACCGCGTATCACGCCATTCGCACCAACTCCGCCGTGATCGACGACCGCAGCATTGTGGTCGTGATCGGAATCGGCGGTCTCGGCCACCTTGCTTTGCAGATCCTGCGCACCATGGGCGTGCCGCACATCATCGCCATCGACGCCAAGGCCGAAGCCGCTGCCCTGGCCGAGTCCTCGGGAGCGCATGAGTTCCACGACTCCGTTTCCGCTGCGACGCACCGTCTCACGGCACTGGACGGTGCGGATCTCGTCCTCGACTTCGTCGGAGCCCCGACCACGATCGCGCCGGCCGCCGCCCTGCTGCGGGCCGGAGGTTCTCTCGTGGTGGTCGGTAGTGCGGGCGGCCGACTGACAGCCGGAAAGGATGTCGGCCTGGCCGCAGGATGGACGGTGGATGCACCGTTCTGGGGCACGCGCGGCGACCTCGAAGCCGTCGTCGCGCTTGCGCAGGACGGCCTGCTACGCGCTGAAACCACCACCTTCCCCTTCACCGAGGCGATCTCTGCCTACGGCCGTTTGCGCGATGGATCCGTCACCGGCCGTGCAGTTCTCGACATGAGTGCATCACGTACCAGGAAAGAGTCACACCAGTGA
- a CDS encoding SDR family NAD(P)-dependent oxidoreductase: MTQDMFSLTGRVAVVTGASSGLGLGFARALAAAGATVYAAARRLDRLEALSAEIPAIVPVRCDVTDDSDRRALVDRCFDEHGRLDVVINNAGKPGPPNAEDETLDGFQSILDVNLIAGFHLATYAVGKMPIEATASIINISSVIGLVSTAPIGGASYAASKAGTLGLTRELAGQWGRRGIRVNAVVPGWFDTEMTDGLFTNDKSAGWVRRNTMLGRGGVEGEIDGAVLFLASDASSYMTGQTLVVDGGWTAR, from the coding sequence ATGACCCAGGACATGTTCTCGCTGACCGGTCGCGTCGCTGTGGTCACCGGTGCCTCGTCGGGGCTCGGCCTCGGTTTCGCCCGGGCTCTCGCCGCGGCAGGTGCCACGGTGTACGCTGCGGCGCGACGGCTCGACCGGCTCGAAGCGTTGTCGGCCGAGATCCCGGCCATCGTGCCCGTGCGGTGCGACGTCACCGACGACAGCGACCGGCGAGCTCTCGTCGACCGATGCTTCGACGAACACGGCCGGCTCGACGTCGTGATCAACAACGCGGGCAAGCCCGGTCCGCCCAACGCCGAGGACGAGACATTGGACGGTTTCCAGTCCATCCTCGACGTCAACCTGATCGCCGGGTTCCATCTGGCCACCTATGCGGTCGGCAAGATGCCGATCGAGGCAACAGCGTCGATCATCAATATTTCGTCGGTGATCGGCCTGGTGTCCACGGCTCCAATCGGCGGTGCCAGTTACGCGGCGTCGAAAGCAGGCACGCTCGGCCTCACTCGTGAACTGGCCGGTCAGTGGGGTCGACGAGGCATTCGCGTCAACGCAGTGGTGCCGGGGTGGTTCGATACCGAGATGACCGATGGCCTGTTCACCAACGACAAGTCCGCAGGGTGGGTGCGGCGGAACACCATGCTCGGACGCGGCGGCGTCGAGGGCGAGATCGACGGTGCCGTGCTGTTTCTGGCCTCGGACGCCAGCTCCTACATGACCGGTCAGACCCTTGTGGTCGACGGCGGATGGACTGCTCGCTGA
- a CDS encoding SDR family NAD(P)-dependent oxidoreductase, which yields MSTPKLDGKVALVTGASRGLGLAIARGLKDAGATVIVSSRKLDACESAVSSLGDSGQGSAHPYALHVGHWDSIEPAVDDIIARFGSLDIVVNNAGIAPLAENLVSVTEGLWDKTIEVNLKGPFRLMAVAGDRMAAAGGGSIINISSIGAERPSPPEAMYAAAKNGLNALTRAFAQEYAPTVRVNCVMPGGFATDMSENWDEEFIGKIVDRLPAGRLGRPDELAGLITHLASDDAGYTTGAIIPVDGGRTAVY from the coding sequence ATGAGTACACCGAAATTGGACGGCAAGGTCGCTCTGGTGACGGGAGCGAGCCGTGGGCTCGGTCTGGCGATCGCACGCGGATTGAAGGACGCGGGCGCGACGGTCATAGTGTCGAGCCGCAAGCTCGACGCCTGCGAGAGCGCGGTCTCGAGCCTGGGCGATTCGGGCCAGGGCAGTGCACATCCGTACGCGCTCCACGTCGGACACTGGGACAGCATCGAACCGGCCGTCGACGACATCATCGCGCGATTCGGCAGCCTCGACATCGTCGTCAACAACGCCGGGATCGCGCCGCTGGCGGAGAATCTCGTGTCGGTCACCGAGGGGCTGTGGGACAAGACGATCGAGGTCAATCTCAAGGGACCGTTCCGGCTGATGGCCGTCGCCGGGGACCGGATGGCGGCTGCGGGAGGTGGGTCCATCATCAATATTTCGAGCATCGGTGCCGAGCGACCCAGCCCACCCGAGGCGATGTATGCAGCAGCCAAGAACGGGCTCAATGCGCTGACCCGCGCGTTCGCCCAGGAGTACGCGCCCACGGTGCGCGTCAACTGTGTGATGCCCGGCGGTTTCGCCACCGACATGTCCGAGAACTGGGACGAGGAGTTCATCGGCAAGATCGTCGACCGGCTCCCAGCCGGACGGCTGGGGCGGCCCGACGAGCTCGCCGGCTTGATCACCCATCTCGCCTCGGACGACGCCGGGTACACGACGGGCGCGATCATCCCGGTCGACGGCGGCCGTACCGCCGTGTACTGA
- a CDS encoding acyl-CoA dehydrogenase family protein: MDFSYSQRTAELSATLERFMNDHVYPAESVYDAQIAANDNPHEQPQIMRDLQARARELGLWNLFMTHDDLGAGLTNLEYAPLAEIVGRSIIGNEAINCSAPDTGNMEILAMYGTEEQKEHWLKPLLDCTIRSAFAMTEPDVASSDATNITSTITRDGDEYVVNGRKWYTSGVLDPDCKLMIFMGKSDPDSSTYRRQSMILVPADAPGVEVVRDLPMFGFQDRLGHGEVQFTDVRVPAANMLGEEGDGFAIAQGRLGPGRMHYAMRAIGMAERALEMMCRRSLARKAFGGPLSDQGVVREWIARSRLEIDQIRLLVLKSAWLMDTAGNASARSEVAAIKVAAMEVAHKVVDRAVQTYGAAGVSNDTILARLYAITRALQIADGPNEVHLRTIARLEVKRYA; encoded by the coding sequence GTGGACTTTTCCTACTCACAACGAACGGCCGAATTGTCGGCCACTCTCGAAAGATTCATGAACGACCACGTCTACCCGGCCGAGAGTGTCTACGACGCTCAGATCGCCGCGAACGACAATCCGCACGAGCAACCGCAGATCATGCGGGATCTGCAGGCACGCGCACGTGAACTCGGGCTGTGGAACCTGTTCATGACCCACGACGACCTCGGTGCAGGACTGACCAATCTCGAATATGCGCCGCTCGCCGAGATCGTCGGCCGTTCCATCATCGGGAACGAGGCGATCAACTGCTCTGCACCCGATACCGGCAACATGGAAATTCTGGCGATGTACGGCACAGAGGAGCAGAAGGAACATTGGCTGAAGCCGCTGTTGGACTGCACCATTCGATCTGCCTTCGCCATGACCGAACCCGATGTCGCCAGCTCCGACGCCACCAACATCACCTCGACGATCACCCGTGACGGTGACGAATACGTCGTCAACGGCCGAAAGTGGTACACCTCCGGCGTTCTCGATCCGGACTGCAAGCTCATGATCTTCATGGGGAAGTCGGACCCGGACAGTTCCACCTACCGCCGGCAGAGCATGATTCTGGTTCCCGCCGACGCTCCCGGCGTAGAGGTGGTGCGCGACCTGCCCATGTTCGGGTTCCAGGATCGTCTGGGCCACGGCGAAGTTCAGTTCACCGACGTGCGCGTGCCCGCCGCCAACATGCTGGGAGAGGAGGGCGACGGATTCGCCATCGCCCAGGGGCGACTCGGGCCCGGCCGCATGCACTACGCCATGCGGGCGATCGGCATGGCCGAGCGCGCTCTGGAAATGATGTGCCGGCGCTCGCTCGCTCGGAAGGCGTTCGGCGGACCGTTGTCCGATCAAGGTGTGGTGCGTGAGTGGATTGCCCGCAGCCGCTTGGAGATCGACCAGATCCGGTTGTTGGTGCTCAAGTCGGCCTGGTTGATGGATACCGCCGGAAATGCCTCGGCTCGTTCGGAAGTGGCGGCCATCAAAGTGGCTGCGATGGAGGTGGCCCACAAGGTCGTCGACCGAGCGGTGCAGACCTACGGCGCGGCCGGAGTCAGCAACGACACCATTCTCGCTCGGCTCTATGCCATCACCCGAGCTCTGCAGATTGCCGACGGCCCCAACGAGGTCCATCTGCGGACCATCGCCCGACTCGAGGTCAAGAGGTACGCATGA
- a CDS encoding phosphotransferase family protein, with protein sequence MTESSLRTRVTAALGAELGVTVSTFEPLLGGHSGLTYRVGTSDGDFVVKAVPEGQRSVGRHDMLRQASILRALADTEVPVPAIVAVDQQEPAWFAMELVVGESLEPVLDDPEVEPSIAAARMRRAAEVLPALHAVPLADIPDAGDILSPADELDRWSKTLAAVPVELVEGADELVRLLRRDIPAAITPTLVHGDYRLGNIISDGLEPAALIDWEIWSAGDPRVELGWFLVFADGSNFPGVGRDVPGLPSTDELISCYTGSGPALPDMTWFDALGRLKMAAIMGHNLRRHREGRHIDPDQEKLPATIRRLIDTGTALLAR encoded by the coding sequence ATGACCGAATCCTCCCTGCGCACACGGGTGACCGCCGCGCTCGGCGCCGAGCTCGGCGTCACCGTCAGCACGTTCGAGCCGCTCCTCGGTGGACACTCGGGACTGACGTATCGAGTGGGGACGTCCGACGGTGACTTCGTCGTCAAAGCAGTCCCGGAAGGGCAGCGCTCGGTCGGGCGGCACGACATGCTCCGGCAGGCCTCGATTCTGCGTGCCCTGGCCGACACCGAGGTGCCGGTACCGGCGATCGTTGCGGTCGACCAGCAGGAACCGGCGTGGTTCGCCATGGAGCTCGTCGTCGGTGAGTCGCTCGAACCGGTACTCGACGACCCCGAGGTGGAACCGAGTATCGCGGCCGCGCGAATGCGTCGAGCCGCGGAGGTGCTGCCGGCGTTGCATGCCGTGCCGCTCGCGGACATCCCCGATGCGGGCGACATCCTCTCGCCGGCAGACGAATTGGATCGGTGGTCCAAAACGCTTGCTGCGGTTCCGGTAGAACTCGTCGAGGGTGCCGACGAGTTGGTTCGACTGCTCCGCCGAGACATTCCGGCGGCGATCACACCCACGCTGGTCCACGGGGACTACCGGTTGGGAAACATCATTTCCGACGGTCTCGAGCCGGCAGCTCTGATCGACTGGGAGATCTGGAGCGCAGGTGATCCACGCGTCGAATTGGGATGGTTTCTCGTATTCGCGGACGGATCGAACTTTCCCGGTGTCGGCCGCGACGTGCCCGGTCTGCCCAGTACCGACGAACTGATCTCCTGCTACACCGGGAGCGGCCCGGCGCTCCCGGACATGACGTGGTTCGACGCCCTGGGACGGTTGAAGATGGCAGCGATCATGGGCCACAACCTGCGTCGGCATCGCGAGGGTCGCCACATCGACCCGGATCAGGAAAAGCTGCCCGCAACCATCCGCAGGTTGATCGACACCGGCACGGCACTGCTCGCGCGCTGA
- a CDS encoding acyl-CoA dehydrogenase family protein, protein MTQRTIPDILEFAEQATAWLESVAAPRTDSAWGDGPDTVAVFENWTAEQEQAHTDEIAAYEQAKFDAGWGALNSPVEYGGRDLPLSYVLAFRRVEDMYDVPSRTEMFSVTQQLVAPTVAQWGTEEQRDRFVRAMLRADVIACQLFSETEAGSDLAAVRTRATQAVDGSWTIDGHKVWTSGARVADYGVALCRTDSTVAKHAGLTMFLIPMDASGVDVRPIRQMTGGSSFNEVYLDGVHLSDDLRLGPVGKGWQVALTVLAAERLDGGNLGLANADRAVALAQNLGRELTEIERDAVADLVTRSFVQRIGNMRVAGAVIAGNDPGPEASLGKLLATDTMARTSEVARLLLGRELTSDSGRWGTFAWSEHLLGAPGYRIAGGTDEIQHNIIAERVLGLPREPRP, encoded by the coding sequence GTGACACAACGAACGATTCCGGACATCCTCGAATTCGCCGAGCAGGCAACAGCGTGGCTGGAATCCGTTGCCGCGCCGCGCACCGACTCCGCGTGGGGAGACGGGCCGGACACGGTCGCGGTCTTCGAGAATTGGACCGCAGAGCAAGAGCAGGCGCACACGGACGAGATTGCCGCGTACGAGCAGGCGAAATTCGACGCGGGGTGGGGCGCGTTGAACTCACCGGTCGAGTACGGTGGCCGCGATCTGCCACTGTCGTACGTACTTGCCTTCCGTCGCGTCGAGGACATGTACGACGTGCCCAGTAGGACCGAGATGTTCTCTGTCACGCAACAGTTGGTCGCACCCACCGTCGCGCAGTGGGGAACCGAGGAGCAACGGGACAGGTTCGTTCGTGCCATGCTTCGGGCCGACGTCATCGCATGTCAGTTGTTCTCCGAGACCGAGGCCGGGTCGGACCTGGCTGCGGTTCGGACACGAGCAACTCAGGCAGTGGACGGCTCGTGGACGATCGACGGGCACAAGGTGTGGACGTCGGGTGCGCGGGTAGCCGACTACGGAGTGGCCTTGTGCCGAACCGATTCCACCGTCGCCAAGCACGCCGGTCTCACCATGTTCCTGATCCCGATGGACGCCTCGGGGGTCGACGTACGTCCCATTCGGCAGATGACCGGGGGCAGCTCCTTCAACGAGGTGTACCTCGACGGGGTGCACCTGAGCGACGACCTTCGGCTCGGCCCGGTCGGGAAGGGCTGGCAGGTTGCCCTGACAGTGCTTGCGGCCGAACGCCTGGACGGCGGTAACCTCGGTCTGGCGAACGCGGATCGTGCTGTGGCCCTTGCTCAGAACCTCGGCCGCGAGCTGACCGAAATCGAGCGTGACGCCGTGGCCGATCTGGTGACCCGTAGTTTCGTGCAGCGAATCGGCAACATGAGAGTGGCCGGTGCTGTGATCGCCGGAAACGATCCGGGTCCGGAAGCGTCACTGGGAAAGCTTCTGGCCACCGACACCATGGCGAGGACCTCCGAGGTCGCACGTCTGCTGCTCGGTCGCGAACTGACGTCCGACTCGGGAAGGTGGGGCACGTTCGCGTGGTCCGAGCATCTACTCGGGGCCCCGGGCTATCGCATCGCAGGCGGTACCGACGAGATTCAGCACAACATCATCGCCGAGCGTGTGCTCGGTCTGCCGAGAGAGCCGCGACCATGA